The Henckelia pumila isolate YLH828 chromosome 2, ASM3356847v2, whole genome shotgun sequence genome includes a window with the following:
- the LOC140880994 gene encoding transcription factor GTE10-like — translation MAPTIPVDYSGQRESKKLRNTLSADMNGNAWKFSNGYSSRPVPDYRQPVEAMAESEGFGSSGQVAGEFTASEDSSTPTKRKCISLNVDTCDRFGLQMQVLSVSNMSSSERKDLEVRLKNDLEKVRMLQMKIGSYGIGAMVYGPKTDNHVHERGPVRTAVEAKKPLSMNEMVIPSGKKKAPTGKNGFRARGGPVESGRIEITKQGATQNTKCIMLMKQCETLLNRLMSQKHAWVFNEPVDVVKLNIPDYRSVIKHPMDLGTIKGKLRTNQYSNTMEFAADVRLTFENAFTYNSRGTEVHCMAEELSRFFEMRWKAIEKKIPAAASESRVSKSSVIIEQHMPPSKKQKTNSFKNQVNQEIARPLMSNLEKQKLGAELEDLLAELPDSIIDFLKESTMNGNQVNEDEIEIDIDTLSDETLFMLRKLLDAYLLQKQKIKEKVEPCEIEMYNHSGFSDLSVQPCKDNGPPLSGSPARGIDKDAARTDVSRYSNSRSSSSEQGSSSSDTDSESSAPDELNVANEVIPSSTANENLEVSADEKETNIGFPNNGDFSDRKTEHNLHLRSSHAEPIFLQEGESAPPERQVSPDKLYRAAILRSRFADIIIKAQENSIEKGERPDPEKLKLEREELERRRREEKARLQAEAKAAELARRKAEAEAAAEARKKIELEREAARQALQKMEQTVEINESCRFMEDLEMFRAAPDEHLQNFSEESPENSENCHGSFKFQASCNPLEQLGLYMKNDEEEEEIEPHSVADIPNDPEEGEID, via the exons ATGGCACCTACTATTCCAGTAGATTACTCTGGGCAGAGGGAATCAAAGAAGCTTCGAAATACTCTGTCAGCTGACATGAATGGGAATGCATGGAAATTTTCCAATGGTTATTCCTCCAGGCCTGTGCCAGATTATCGGCAACCAGTGGAGGCAATGGCTGAATCAGAAGGCTTTGGTAGCTCAGGTCAGGTTGCTGGGGAGTTCACTGCCTCGGAGGACTCCTCTACTCCAACAAAAAGAAAATGCATTAGCTTGAATGTGGATACTTGTGATAGGTTTGGTCTGCAGATGCAGGTTTTGTCGGTGTCTAATATGTCAAGTTCGGAGAGGAAGGATTTGGAGGTGAGGTTGAAAAATGATCTTGAAAAAGTTAGGATGCTTCAAATGAAGATAGGTTCGTATGGAATAGGTGCCATGGTGTATGGACCCAAAACTGACAACCATGTTCACGAACGTGGGCCAGTTAGAACTGCTGTGGAGGCAAAAAAGCCATTGTCTATGAATGAAATGGTTATACCATCAGGGAAGAAAAAGGCCCCTACTGGTAAAAACGGTTTTCGTGCGAGAGGTGGACCTGTGGAATCTGGAAGAATTGAGATAACAAAGCAGGGTGCAACGCAGAATACTAAATGCATTATGTTGATGAAACAGTGTGAGACATTGTTAAATCGTTTGATGTCACAAAAGCATGCATGGGTTTTCAATGAGCCTGTTGATGTCGTAAAACTGAATATACCGGATTATCGCAGTGTTATCAAGCATCCTATGGATTTGGGTACAATAAAAGGCAAGTTACGCACTAACCAGTATTCCAATACAATGGAGTTTGCAGCAGATGTGAGGCTTACCTTCGAAAATGCTTTTACTTATAATTCACGGGGGACTGAAGTCCATTGTATGGCTGAGGAACTCAGTAGATTCTTTGAAATGAGGTGGAAAGCAATTGAGAAGAAAATTCCAGCCGCTGCAAGTGAATCCAGGGTTTCAAAATCCAGTGTTATTATTGAACAGCACATGCCACCTTCTAAGAAGCAAAAAACCAATTCTTTCAAAAACCAGGTCAATCAAGAGATTGCTAGGCCATTAATGAGTAATCTCGAGAAACAAAAATTGGGTGCAGAGTTGGAGGACTTGTTGGCAGAACTGCCCGACAGTATAATTGACTTCTTGAAAGAGAGTACGATGAATGGGAATCAAGTGAATGAAGATGAGATTGAAATTGACATTGATACTCTTAGTGATGAGACCCTATTCATGTTGAGGAAGCTTCTGGACGCTTATCTACTACAGAAACAGAAAATTAAGGAAAAAGTAGAGCCGTGTGAAATTGAG ATGTATAACCATTCGGGATTTAGTGATTTATCCGTACAGCCTTGCAAGG ACAACGGGCCACCTTTGTCTGGTTCTCCTGCAAGGGGGATTGATAAGGATGCTGCGAGAACTGATGTCAGTAGATACAGTAATTCAAGAAGCTCCAGTAGTGAGCAAGGCTCCTCATCCAGTG ATACAGATTCTGAAAGTTCTGCTCCTGATGAATTAAATGTTGCCAACGAAGTGATTCCTTCGAGTACTGCTAAT GAAAATTTAGAAGTTAGTGCAGACGAGAAGGAAACTAACATTGGTTTTCCCAACAATGGAG ATTTTTCGGACAGGAAAACTGAGCATAACTTACATTTAAGATCTTCACATGCCGAGCCTATTTTTCTGCAAGAGG GGGAGAGTGCTCCACCAGAGAGGCAAGTCTCCCCTGATAAGCTTTATCGTGCAGCTATACTGAGAAGCCGATTTGCTGACATTATTATTAAAGCCCAAGAGAATTCCATTGAAAAA GGAGAGAGACCAGATCCTGAGAAGCTAAAGCTTGAGAGGGAGGAGCTTGAGAGGCGTAGAAGAGAAG AGAAAGCACGCTTGCAAGCTGAAGCTAAGGCTGCAGAATTGGCTCGAAGAAAAGCTGAAGCAGAAGCTGCTGCAGAAGCTAGAAAGAAAATAGAACTTGAGAGGGAAGCTGCACGTCAGGCTCTGCAGAAG ATGGAGCAGACTGTTGAAATCAATGAGAGTTGCCGGTTCATGGAAGATCTCGAAATGTTTAGGGCTGCCCCTGATGAGCACCTGCAGAACTTTTCGGAGGAGAGCcctgaaaattctgaaaactGCCATGGTAGTTTCAAATTTCAGGCAAGTTGTAATCCGTTGGAACAACTAGGATTGTACATGAAGAACGATGAAGAGGAAGAAGAAATCGAACCTCACAGCGTCGCTGATATCCCAAACGATCCAGAAGAAGGAGAGATTGATTGA